The genomic segment CATCAAGGCATGGGAGTGCGGCACCAATACCCAGTCCGCTAAAGAGAAGGCCCGCAAGTAGCCAGTATAGTCCATCAACAAAAGCAAGGCTGAAAACGCCAACGGTTGCCAAAATGAGCCCTGCCGTAGTCACCCATTTCATACGTATTTTTGAATGCTTAATCGTTCTACCCGCAAAAAAAGAAGCCCCGCATAATGCCAAAAGCGGCAAGGCAAGAACAAGCCCTTTTTGAACCCCCATGATCTGATACTGTTCCTCAAGTAGCGTGGATAAATAAAACAATACAGAAAAAATCACGAAAATACATAACCCTCCGATAGCAAAGACTGCAGTAAGCCAGCGTCCTTCTCTTTTAAAAGTCTTGCGAATGCGCCCGAGATAATCTTTAAGGGGAGGGGGCGAATCGGCGTCCGAAGGGGGAACTTTAACGAGAAAAACCAACGCCAGGAAAGAAAACAAGCAAAAGATAGGAAAGGCCCAAAAAGGCATAAACCATACCCATAACGCTAACGCTGCACCTATAATCGGGCTTAGCACTTTACCAAGTGTATTTGACGTTTCAATAATGCCTAACGCATTGGAGACCTCTTCGTCTTTCGTAAACATATCGCCAACCATTGGCAGCACGATCGGTGCTGCGCCTGCTGCTCCGATACCTTGTAGAAAACGTCCGCCTAAAATGACCATAAACGCAGCATCATTCATCTTCCAAGCAGCAAATCCAGCGATAAGACCACCAAGACCAGCAATGACTAAGCTCGGCAAAATGATGATCTTTCGTCCCCATCGGTCGGATAAATAGCCTGCCAAGGGAATGAGAAGGATGGCGACGATGGAGTAGACGGTTAAAATAAGACTTGATTGAAGTGCACTAATGTTTAACTCTTTTTCGATTGTCGGAAGGACAGGAATCAACATCGAATTGCCTAGAGTCATAACAAGTGGAATTGAAGCGACAGCCCCTAGCGCAAGCCCGCCATATTGTTTTTTCAATGACATTCCCTCATTTTTCTGAGATGAACATAGTGTTTGCTGAAGTCTTTGCTTTATTCATTGTTCATTGAGGGAAAACAAGGGATGCCAAACTATGCTTGTAAATAGGCGAGTGCAGCAGCAGTTAATGTTTTCGCAGCGATCAGCATGCCTTTTTCATTAATGTCAAATTTAGGGTGATGATGTGGGTAAGGAGTTTGTACCCCCTCAGGCTGTGCCCCTGTAAAGAAAAATGCGCCGGGGACGTGTTGCAAATAGTACGAAAAGTCTTCAGCTGGCATGACAGGCTTCATATAAGTGACGTCTTCTATGTCGGGTACTGTTGCTGCCCCTTTTTTAACAAAATCAATGGCTTTTGCATCATTGACAACGGCAGGGTAGCTCCGAGTATAGGTCAGATGAATATCGACATCATTATTTAAAGCTGTCCCTTGGCAAATGCGCCGAACCTCTTGCTCGACACGATCACGCACATCCGCTTGAAACGTGCGGACGGTACCGCTTAGTTTGACTTGATCGGCAATAATGTTAAAAGCGTTTTTACTTTCAAAAGAGCCAATGGTTAGTACCGCAGAATTGAGCGGATTGATGCTCCGACTTACGACAGTTTGTAAATTGGTGACTAGCTGTGAGGCTGCAAGGATGGCGTCTTTAGCAAGGTGAGGCTCGGCACCATGTCCGCCTTTTCCTTGTACAACAATATCGATACGGTCCGCTGCCGCCATCATCGGCCCCGGCGTCACCTGAACCGTTCCAGTCGGTGTTGTTGACCAGAGGTGGGTTCCGAAAATCATATCGACTCCTTCTAAACAGCCGTCTTCAATCATTTGTTTTGCCCCTCCTGGATGAAGCTCTTCAGCGTGCTGATGAATGAGAACGATTGTGCCTTTTAAGTCTTCCTTGTGTTGCCAAAAGGCTTCAGCTACATGCAGTAATGTTGACGTATGGGCATCATGACCGCATGCATGCATAACCCCTGGGACAGTTGATTTGTAAGGTACATCTTTTTCGTCTTGGATCGGAAGTGCGTCAAAATCGGCACGTAAGGCAACCGTTTTGCCTCGGTGCTTTCCGTCAATCGTCGCCACAACACCGTTGCCACCGACGTGTTCTCGAAAGGGAATACCCAATTTTCTGTAAGTTTCAACGATTTTTTCGGTGGTGTTTTTTTCTTGGAACGAGAGCTCAGGATGCTGATGGAAGTATCTTCTTATATCAACCATGCTCATAAACATCTCGTCAAGTGTAGTAAACATGTTTTGCAAAAGATCGACCCCTTTCTTTCTTGGCATTGTATCATACGAACAGAACATGTTTGATGAAAAGATGTGTCGGGAAACGGTCATTAAAATATGTTGCCTTAAGGAGTGGAGCAAAATGGCAAGCATTGCTGTTGTGATGACGAGTGAGTTTGAAGATATTGAATTTACAGCGCCGAAAAAAAGTTTTCAAGACGCGGGACATACGATGACCGTCATTAGCTTTGCGAAAGGACAAGAACTTAAAGGGAAACAAGGCGAGGCTGTCGTAACTTCGGACCTAAGCATTGACGAAGCAAACCCTCAACAGTTTGATGCGCTGCTCATTCCGGGCGGATTCTCGCCAGATCAGCTTCGGGCAGATCATCGATTTGTTTCCTTTGCTAAAGATTTTATGTTTGAGGACAAGCCGGTCTTTGCCATATGTCATGGTCCCCAGCTTCTAATTACGGCAGAAACGTTGCAAGGACGAAAAGTAACTGGCTATATCTCCATTCAGCAAGATTTAAAATATGCCGGTGCGACGGTGTTTGATAAGGAGGTCGTGACGTGTGGAAATTTAGTGACGAGTCGTGTGCCGGACGACATCCCTGCCTTTAATCAAGCAAGCTTGGCAAAGCTTGCGAACTAAGCAACATTACTTTCTTGCTGTACGGTTCAATATAACACCGTACAGTTTTTTATGTTCTATGATGGTGAAACTAAAAGCGATTTTTCCTCAACAAAAAGGAGAATAGATGTGCGTAACGAAGTAGTGGGGGTTGATTATACGTAAAAGAGGTGAATGATTGACGATGTTAATGCCTATAACGATACCAAAACGAGAAAAACTTTTGCTGTTAGAACAATTTCGTCAAGAAGTGGAAAAGGAGCTTGGGGAGGATCCCGGCCCTTTCGTTGGAGAACACCTAATGGACTTTATTTTAAAGCAGGCTGGTCCCTACGTGTATAATATGGCCATACAAGACGCACGAATGATGCTCGAAGAGAAATACGACAGTATGGTGGAAGAGTTGTATTCGCTTGAAAAAAGGCATCCTAAACTGTAAACAAAGTGCTATTGAAAAAGTTTCGCGCCTTGGTCTTCATCCATGTCATATAAATCTTCATTCGATTTGTTTGGACGAATGTGACCGATGTTAAACGGACAGATCCAAAATCAAATGTAGACAAAATCAAAAATGATCTTGTCTACAATGGAGCTGCCGGCTTCTTTGCCGGCGGCGTGAATTTTTAAACATCGTCGCTTTCTTCACGATCTTCTACTGGTTCATGATACACCTTCGTAAAGGATGGTTCAAACAACGAATGAGGTCCTTTTTGTAAAAAATGTTCATCAACTAAAGGGACAGAATGGTACTGGTAGCTCGTTTCTTTATCCCAGACACTCATAACGACATATTGGTGCCCTTTACGAGGGACGAGAACGTGTATACCGTGCAGTCCTGAACTAGGCTGAACCTTTTTATGAAGCTCTCGGTGACGCTGTTCGAAAAGCGGCTGACCTTCTTCAGTAATAGAAAGGTATTGAAAGGCAGCAAAAGCCCCTTGTAACGGTCCAGCGGAGGACAGTACGTCATACGTTTTTGCCTCCTTAAATTCTTTTGGAGGGGTATCATCGTTTATGACGAGGACAGCTGTCGGTCCGGAAATATAACAGGCCGTTTCTTTGTCAGGATGAGCCTCTCTCCATTTGCTTAAATAGTGATACGTCCCAATGGAAATGGCGATCATAATTTATCACTCCTTCTTTTTATGCTCTACCGACAGTTTACCCTTTTTTTTAATGATCCTGCAACCGTTTTTAAGTTTCTATAGGATTTTCCCAATGTCGAAAAAACAAAAAGAGGCTTGATTTTTTTGGCGATTCATGGGTTAATCGTAGCGGAGCTATAAAAAGGGAGTGGAATAATGCTGAGACGTCTTGGCAAGAGCGCTGGGGTTTTAGCGTTTTTTGTTTATTGCCATTACCGCTTATTTGTCGATTCTTTACGCAGGCGATTACATTATTGATGAAGAAAAGCTCGTTTTTGATGCGGCAAGTGAGCTCGTGGACGAAGATGGGCAATTGCTGACGAAATTATACGTACAAAATCGCGACCCTGTAACAGCGGATCATATACCTGATCATGTGAAGCAAGCATTTGTCGCTGTGGAAGATAGTCGTTTTTATGATCATCACGGTCTTGATCTTCGTTCGATAGGTCGGGCCGTTGTCAGAAATGTACAGGCTGGAGGAAAGGTTGAGGGAGGCAGTACGATTACGCAACAGTTGGCGAAAAATGTTTTTCTCTCTGCTGATAAGACGTGGCTGCGGAAAGCGAAAGAAGCAGTCATTGCGTTGCAACTGGAGAATCGTTACTCTAAAGAGAAAATTCTCGAGCTTTATTTAAATCGTATTTATTTTGGACACGGCGCTTACGGACTCGGTGCAGCTGCAAACACTTACTTTGGGAAAACAGTCGATGAATTGACCGTCGATGAAGGTGCTCTGCTGGCAGCCATTCCGAAAGCCCCAACACACTACTCTCCGATTGAACAGCCTGACTCAGCGCTTGAGCGTCGAAATCTTATTTTATCATTAATGGCAGATCAAGGGTTTTTGACCGCTGAAGAAGCTGTTCGTTATAAAGGGCGGACGATGCATGCGTCTCTTCACGGTCTTGGCGAAAATCCGGCTTTTTATACGTATATCGATTTAGTTTTAGAGGATGCAGCTAAACGTTATCAGTTGAGTCGGGAAGAGGTGTTAACAGGTGGCTATACGATTGAAGTTCCTCTAGACGAGGCGCTTCAGGAAAAAATTCATCAAGCCTTTGTCAATCAAGACAATTTTCCGCAGCTCGGTGAACAGACGAGTCAAGGTTCATTCGTTATGCTCGATAATAAAACAGGTGCTGTCATTGCTGCCGAAGGAGGACGGGAGTACGTCCCGCGCGGTTTTAATCGGATTTACGCCAAAAGACAGCCGGGCTCCGTTTTTAAACCATTAGCTGTGTACGGTCCTGCCCTTGATTTAGGCTATGGTCCTTATGCATTGTTAGAAGATCAGCAGCAATCTTATGGTTCCTATTCTCCGACTAATTATAATGGTGTTTATCAAGGGCAACAATCAATGTATGATGCAGTGATTTCCTCAGGCAATGCCGCTGCAGTATGGCTGTTGAACGAAATTGGCCTTGAACGAGGAAAGGAAAAATTGCTACAGGCTGGCGTACCGGTACAGGATGAGGGACTTCCAATGGCGCTTGGCGGAACGAAGGAAGGCATCACGCCGA from the Litoribacterium kuwaitense genome contains:
- a CDS encoding MFS transporter, with product MSLKKQYGGLALGAVASIPLVMTLGNSMLIPVLPTIEKELNISALQSSLILTVYSIVAILLIPLAGYLSDRWGRKIIILPSLVIAGLGGLIAGFAAWKMNDAAFMVILGGRFLQGIGAAGAAPIVLPMVGDMFTKDEEVSNALGIIETSNTLGKVLSPIIGAALALWVWFMPFWAFPIFCLFSFLALVFLVKVPPSDADSPPPLKDYLGRIRKTFKREGRWLTAVFAIGGLCIFVIFSVLFYLSTLLEEQYQIMGVQKGLVLALPLLALCGASFFAGRTIKHSKIRMKWVTTAGLILATVGVFSLAFVDGLYWLLAGLLFSGLGIGAALPCLDAFITEGIDKNERGMMTAIFSSIRFIGVAAAPPITAVLMNVSKQGLFFTLTGLALVGVGCCFLIDPETENDNAPKPKTV
- a CDS encoding M20 metallopeptidase family protein, encoding MFTTLDEMFMSMVDIRRYFHQHPELSFQEKNTTEKIVETYRKLGIPFREHVGGNGVVATIDGKHRGKTVALRADFDALPIQDEKDVPYKSTVPGVMHACGHDAHTSTLLHVAEAFWQHKEDLKGTIVLIHQHAEELHPGGAKQMIEDGCLEGVDMIFGTHLWSTTPTGTVQVTPGPMMAAADRIDIVVQGKGGHGAEPHLAKDAILAASQLVTNLQTVVSRSINPLNSAVLTIGSFESKNAFNIIADQVKLSGTVRTFQADVRDRVEQEVRRICQGTALNNDVDIHLTYTRSYPAVVNDAKAIDFVKKGAATVPDIEDVTYMKPVMPAEDFSYYLQHVPGAFFFTGAQPEGVQTPYPHHHPKFDINEKGMLIAAKTLTAAALAYLQA
- a CDS encoding type 1 glutamine amidotransferase domain-containing protein; amino-acid sequence: MASIAVVMTSEFEDIEFTAPKKSFQDAGHTMTVISFAKGQELKGKQGEAVVTSDLSIDEANPQQFDALLIPGGFSPDQLRADHRFVSFAKDFMFEDKPVFAICHGPQLLITAETLQGRKVTGYISIQQDLKYAGATVFDKEVVTCGNLVTSRVPDDIPAFNQASLAKLAN
- a CDS encoding DUF2164 family protein; translated protein: MLMPITIPKREKLLLLEQFRQEVEKELGEDPGPFVGEHLMDFILKQAGPYVYNMAIQDARMMLEEKYDSMVEELYSLEKRHPKL
- a CDS encoding antibiotic biosynthesis monooxygenase, giving the protein MIAISIGTYHYLSKWREAHPDKETACYISGPTAVLVINDDTPPKEFKEAKTYDVLSSAGPLQGAFAAFQYLSITEEGQPLFEQRHRELHKKVQPSSGLHGIHVLVPRKGHQYVVMSVWDKETSYQYHSVPLVDEHFLQKGPHSLFEPSFTKVYHEPVEDREESDDV
- a CDS encoding transglycosylase domain-containing protein, whose amino-acid sequence is MFIAITAYLSILYAGDYIIDEEKLVFDAASELVDEDGQLLTKLYVQNRDPVTADHIPDHVKQAFVAVEDSRFYDHHGLDLRSIGRAVVRNVQAGGKVEGGSTITQQLAKNVFLSADKTWLRKAKEAVIALQLENRYSKEKILELYLNRIYFGHGAYGLGAAANTYFGKTVDELTVDEGALLAAIPKAPTHYSPIEQPDSALERRNLILSLMADQGFLTAEEAVRYKGRTMHASLHGLGENPAFYTYIDLVLEDAAKRYQLSREEVLTGGYTIEVPLDEALQEKIHQAFVNQDNFPQLGEQTSQGSFVMLDNKTGAVIAAEGGREYVPRGFNRIYAKRQPGSVFKPLAVYGPALDLGYGPYALLEDQQQSYGSYSPTNYNGVYQGQQSMYDAVISSGNAAAVWLLNEIGLERGKEKLLQAGVPVQDEGLPMALGGTKEGITPMSIATMYRAFANEGKTSSPHVITALYDQEGELVEAKVPEDVSLFSKQTAWYMTRMLEGVMAEGTGAGHGYGGAIAGKTGTTQYDAVQGGNRDLW